In the Streptobacillus moniliformis DSM 12112 genome, one interval contains:
- a CDS encoding D-alanyl-D-alanine carboxypeptidase family protein translates to MKKILILICTFSLSIYGMEIEKKERIPIIYTALTDGTEVIDINSELISPIASLTKVMNVIVAKDEISKGKFSLSDKVTFDKYTAFITGGSISAWSGDNSYTLEDLLKAQMIFSSNNAAYATAKHIGLGDIDNFIILMNKKARELGMYNTYFASPAGLPPRLNKGFGMDISTAKDLYLLAKYAIENTDILEYSNKKSITFPNSRDPLRMYYNRITMLGEYGVVGLKTGYHDEAGFNIIIISKIGDSTVISISLNSETEKQRYILQREILSKLSERLEKIIDKDKAYYLFEVKDYKNKILEGYIKEDINLINLGQKFEYDIKLNDINDNINIDDEIATLYIKVGDEVILTKPILAKNENRKLNWFEKILRYISFGLY, encoded by the coding sequence ATGAAAAAAATATTAATATTAATTTGTACATTCAGTTTAAGTATTTATGGTATGGAAATAGAAAAAAAAGAAAGAATACCAATAATATATACAGCTTTAACTGATGGAACAGAAGTTATAGATATTAATTCTGAACTTATATCACCTATAGCCTCTTTAACAAAGGTTATGAATGTAATAGTAGCAAAAGATGAAATATCTAAAGGTAAATTTTCTTTAAGTGATAAAGTTACATTTGATAAATATACTGCTTTTATAACTGGAGGTTCTATATCAGCATGGAGTGGAGATAATAGTTATACTTTAGAAGATTTATTAAAGGCACAAATGATATTTTCTTCTAATAATGCTGCTTATGCTACTGCTAAACATATAGGGCTGGGAGATATTGATAATTTTATTATCTTAATGAATAAGAAAGCAAGAGAGCTTGGAATGTATAATACATATTTTGCATCTCCAGCAGGACTTCCACCAAGACTTAATAAGGGATTTGGAATGGATATTTCAACAGCTAAGGACCTATATTTATTAGCTAAATATGCAATTGAAAATACTGATATTTTAGAATATAGTAATAAGAAATCTATTACTTTTCCTAATAGTAGAGATCCATTAAGAATGTATTATAATAGAATTACTATGTTAGGGGAATATGGAGTAGTTGGATTAAAAACAGGTTATCATGATGAAGCTGGATTTAATATTATAATTATTTCTAAAATAGGAGATTCAACAGTTATTTCAATTTCACTTAATTCTGAAACAGAAAAACAAAGATATATTTTACAAAGAGAAATACTTTCAAAATTAAGTGAAAGATTAGAAAAGATTATTGATAAAGATAAAGCGTATTATTTATTTGAAGTAAAAGACTATAAAAATAAGATATTAGAGGGATATATAAAAGAAGATATAAATCTTATTAATCTAGGTCAAAAATTTGAATATGATATAAAATTAAATGATATAAATGATAATATAAATATTGATGATGAAATTGCTACTTTATACATTAAGGTTGGTGATGAAGTTATTTTAACTAAACCTATACTTGCTAAAAATGAAAATAGAAAGTTAAATTGGTTTGAAAAAATTCTTAGATATATTAGTTTTGGACTATATTAA
- the rapZ gene encoding RNase adapter RapZ, protein MDKNILILGLSGSGKTTVLKFLEDNGYNVSLNYPINHLLEVEDNTKSAISIYVKTKEELEILKKVINLDRFNIIFLEASNEELIRRYELFRKTHPFLKDGDLKDSINAEREFLSILKTYDINKIDTTGLTPKMLYEILENIYLLKKKILISSFGYKHGIPQDANYVFDVRFLDNPYYLEKLKYKTGNDKEVSDYVMSFDESINLFQKIHDFFEFVLPIFFKNTKNSIHIAIGCTGGRHRSVTLVNKLYDKFKNKYEVYKLHREIK, encoded by the coding sequence ATGGATAAAAATATTTTAATACTTGGACTTAGTGGTTCAGGTAAAACAACAGTATTGAAATTTTTGGAAGATAATGGATATAATGTTAGTTTAAATTATCCAATTAATCATTTATTAGAAGTAGAAGATAATACTAAAAGTGCTATAAGCATATATGTAAAAACTAAAGAAGAACTTGAAATATTAAAAAAAGTAATTAATTTAGATAGATTTAATATAATATTTTTGGAAGCTAGTAATGAAGAATTAATCAGAAGATATGAGTTATTTAGAAAAACACATCCATTTTTAAAAGATGGTGATTTAAAAGACTCTATAAATGCAGAGAGAGAATTTTTATCTATATTAAAAACTTATGATATTAATAAAATAGATACTACAGGATTAACTCCAAAAATGCTATATGAAATATTAGAAAATATATATTTATTAAAGAAAAAAATATTAATTTCTTCTTTTGGGTATAAACATGGTATACCTCAAGATGCTAATTATGTTTTTGATGTTAGATTTTTAGATAATCCATATTATTTAGAAAAATTAAAATATAAAACAGGTAATGATAAAGAAGTATCAGATTATGTTATGTCTTTTGATGAAAGTATAAATTTATTTCAAAAAATACATGATTTTTTTGAATTTGTATTACCTATATTCTTTAAGAATACAAAAAATAGTATACATATTGCTATAGGTTGTACTGGAGGAAGACATAGATCAGTTACTTTGGTTAATAAGCTATATGATAAATTTAAAAATAAATATGAAGTATATAAATTACATAGGGAGATAAAATAA
- the uvrC gene encoding excinuclease ABC subunit UvrC, producing MFDIKNIPTNPGVYMMKDINDKVIYVGKAKNLKNRVSSYFNNPKSSMKTFELIKHIKDIEFFLCNSELEALILENNLIKKYLPKYNILLKDNKTYPYLKITTEKIPQISVVRSRKHLEESTEAYYFGPYPFNMKEMIKLLLSAFDMQYFNIDMYNKKIIGNNLRYNNLNKELYFENVEDENKYIENSKAMINFLKNKDVSIIDKLHNQMIEYSENLDYEKALIMRNRIEKLNALIKTQLIEHSQQVDEDVFVLTNIGNNIFMCILNIRDGKIIGKNNIRIDNKYEEQDIFEDLFLSYYDNKKIPKNIIIENKYKSNIDILEKYFSTEKNKLVKIHAPIIKSRRLSLLELGKKNLNYYLDEYMRTEKAISKGLIDLKNVLNLKKLPKIIECFDISNIQGKDAVSAMSVTVNGKADNKRYRHFKITVKDTPDDFMMMRETLMRRYSKLEIDELPDVILIDGGKGQLGVAVDVLKELGKFEFLDIISIAKKEELIFKAEESVPYRFDKNDEALKILIRTRDEVHRFGITYHRKLRSKRNIKSVLDEIRGIGPKRKKELILKFGSIKNILEASEKELLEILPLNVVKEIKKI from the coding sequence ATGTTTGATATTAAAAACATTCCAACTAATCCTGGTGTATATATGATGAAGGATATAAATGATAAGGTAATATATGTAGGTAAAGCTAAAAATCTAAAAAATAGAGTTAGTTCATATTTTAATAATCCGAAATCATCTATGAAGACTTTTGAACTTATTAAACATATTAAAGATATAGAGTTTTTCTTGTGTAATAGTGAGTTAGAAGCTTTGATTTTAGAAAATAATTTGATAAAAAAATATTTACCTAAGTATAATATTTTATTAAAAGATAATAAAACTTATCCATATTTAAAGATAACAACTGAAAAGATTCCACAAATAAGTGTGGTTAGAAGTAGAAAACATTTAGAAGAGAGTACAGAAGCTTATTATTTCGGACCATATCCATTTAATATGAAGGAAATGATAAAGTTATTGTTATCTGCATTTGATATGCAATATTTTAATATAGATATGTATAATAAAAAAATTATTGGAAATAACTTAAGGTATAATAATCTAAATAAAGAGTTGTATTTTGAAAATGTTGAAGATGAGAATAAGTATATTGAAAATTCAAAAGCTATGATAAATTTTCTTAAAAATAAAGATGTTAGTATTATAGATAAATTACATAATCAAATGATAGAATATTCTGAAAATTTAGATTATGAAAAAGCACTTATTATGAGAAATAGGATAGAAAAATTAAATGCATTAATAAAAACACAGTTGATAGAACATAGTCAACAAGTTGATGAAGATGTATTTGTTTTAACTAACATAGGTAATAATATATTTATGTGTATACTAAATATTAGAGATGGTAAAATTATTGGAAAGAATAATATTAGAATTGATAATAAGTATGAAGAACAGGATATATTTGAGGACCTATTTTTATCATATTATGATAATAAGAAAATACCTAAAAATATTATTATAGAAAATAAATATAAGAGTAATATTGATATACTTGAAAAATACTTTTCTACTGAAAAAAATAAGCTTGTGAAAATACATGCCCCTATAATAAAAAGTAGAAGATTAAGTTTACTTGAATTAGGTAAGAAAAACTTAAATTATTATCTTGATGAATATATGAGAACAGAAAAAGCTATATCTAAAGGTTTAATTGACTTAAAAAATGTTTTAAATCTTAAAAAATTACCTAAGATTATAGAATGCTTTGATATATCAAATATACAAGGAAAAGATGCTGTTTCAGCAATGAGTGTTACAGTTAATGGTAAGGCAGATAATAAAAGATACAGACATTTTAAGATTACTGTAAAAGACACTCCTGATGATTTTATGATGATGAGAGAAACTCTTATGAGAAGATATTCAAAGCTTGAAATTGATGAATTACCTGATGTTATTTTAATTGATGGAGGTAAAGGTCAATTAGGAGTTGCAGTAGATGTGTTAAAAGAATTAGGAAAATTTGAATTTTTAGATATAATTAGTATTGCAAAAAAGGAAGAATTAATTTTTAAAGCAGAAGAGAGTGTTCCATATAGATTTGATAAAAATGATGAAGCATTAAAAATATTAATTAGAACTAGAGATGAAGTTCATAGATTTGGTATAACTTATCATAGAAAATTAAGATCAAAAAGAAATATAAAGTCAGTTTTAGATGAAATAAGAGGAATAGGACCTAAGAGAAAAAAGGAATTAATATTAAAATTTGGAAGTATTAAAAACATTTTAGAAGCAAGTGAAAAAGAGCTTTTGGAAATACTCCCATTAAATGTAGTAAAGGAAATAAAAAAAATTTAG
- a CDS encoding ABC transporter ATP-binding protein → MSNYILEMHNIRKEFFGGKIVANDDITLKIQTGEIHAIVGENGAGKSTLMKILNGLYDPTSGKIFYKGNEVTIDTPTEAARLGIGMVYQHFMLVETLTVAENMVLGFEPTKNNVFFDLETARKKVIEVSEKYGLNIDPDAKVGDLSVGIQQRIEILKILFKGAELLIFDEPSAVLTPQEVIELYGIMRNLIKEGKTIIFITHKLQEVLDLSDNITVIRRGKDVGNLKTSEATKTVIANMMVGREVLFDIKKEKVEIGKPLVKVDDIVALNDQGAKKVKGISFEIKEGEVLGIAGVEGNGQTELIEVLAGLRKAQSGTYSIDGVELINTSPRNIRLSGLSHVPEDRHKRATIDEFTVNENLILGDMDKYVNKGIINFNKVSKSTKEMIEKYDIRPVDGTVIYGGLSGGNQQKVVIARELEKENKFIIASQPTRGVDIGAIEMIHNTILHERTKGKAILVVSAELTEVMTLSDRIAVMYSGKIVGLLDRKDATMEKLGILMAGGKLDE, encoded by the coding sequence ATGAGTAATTATATTTTGGAAATGCATAATATAAGAAAAGAATTCTTCGGTGGTAAAATCGTTGCAAATGACGATATTACTCTTAAAATACAAACTGGGGAAATTCATGCTATCGTCGGTGAAAATGGGGCTGGAAAATCAACATTAATGAAAATTTTAAATGGATTATATGATCCAACATCAGGTAAAATTTTTTATAAAGGAAATGAAGTTACTATAGATACACCAACTGAAGCAGCAAGACTTGGAATAGGGATGGTTTATCAGCATTTTATGTTAGTTGAAACATTAACTGTTGCTGAAAATATGGTTTTAGGGTTTGAACCAACAAAAAATAATGTATTCTTTGATTTAGAAACAGCAAGAAAAAAAGTTATAGAAGTTTCTGAGAAATATGGATTAAATATAGATCCAGATGCAAAAGTTGGAGATTTATCTGTTGGTATACAACAAAGAATTGAAATTTTAAAAATATTATTTAAAGGTGCAGAATTATTAATTTTTGATGAACCGAGTGCTGTTTTAACTCCACAAGAAGTTATAGAATTATATGGAATTATGCGTAATCTTATTAAAGAAGGAAAAACAATAATATTTATTACACATAAGTTACAAGAAGTATTAGATTTATCAGATAATATTACAGTTATACGTCGTGGAAAAGATGTAGGTAACTTAAAAACAAGTGAAGCAACAAAAACAGTAATAGCAAATATGATGGTTGGAAGAGAAGTTTTATTTGATATTAAAAAAGAAAAAGTTGAAATAGGAAAACCTTTAGTTAAAGTAGATGACATAGTTGCTTTAAATGATCAAGGTGCTAAAAAAGTAAAAGGTATATCTTTTGAAATTAAAGAAGGTGAAGTTCTTGGTATAGCAGGAGTTGAAGGTAATGGTCAAACAGAACTTATTGAAGTACTTGCTGGACTTAGAAAAGCTCAATCTGGAACATATAGTATAGATGGGGTAGAATTAATTAATACTAGCCCTAGAAATATTAGATTATCTGGACTTTCACATGTACCTGAAGATAGACATAAAAGAGCTACTATAGATGAGTTTACAGTAAATGAAAACTTAATCTTAGGAGATATGGATAAATATGTAAATAAAGGTATAATTAACTTTAATAAAGTTTCAAAAAGTACTAAAGAAATGATAGAAAAATATGATATAAGACCTGTTGATGGAACTGTAATATATGGTGGATTATCTGGAGGAAATCAACAAAAAGTTGTTATAGCTAGAGAATTAGAAAAAGAAAATAAATTTATTATAGCATCTCAACCAACAAGAGGGGTTGATATAGGGGCTATAGAAATGATACACAATACTATATTACATGAAAGAACTAAAGGAAAAGCTATACTTGTAGTATCAGCAGAACTTACAGAAGTTATGACTTTAAGTGATAGAATAGCTGTTATGTATTCTGGGAAAATAGTTGGTTTATTAGATAGAAAAGATGCAACTATGGAAAAATTAGGAATATTAATGGCAGGAGGTAAATTAGATGAGTAA
- a CDS encoding ABC transporter permease codes for MSKFKKTFYSILPSLLSVMIALFVGALIMMSRGVNPIEAYVAMFKSSLYQSSPKFPFNGLAKTLVYATPLMFSAIAVMVAFKAGLFNIGVQGQLVAGGLGAVISGTFITKYLDSFGILNILICLFFAALFGFLWASLAGFLKSKYNIHEVISTIMLNYIMINLQRYLINPSNGPLKDPTTNNNITKKVFEASRLPLFFYEQTKQNLNLGFILIIIIIIASYFFFEKTRLGYEIKAVGFNPTSSENAGINPKLIAFVAMGLAGAIAGLGGAERVLGGAAEYRYTDFIMADYGFTGLAIALLGKNNPIGIFFAAIFYASLEIGGQTLQRQFNIDKEIVFIIQALIIILVAAENLFKYLLNKRKGK; via the coding sequence ATGAGTAAATTTAAAAAGACATTTTATAGTATTTTACCATCATTATTATCTGTAATGATAGCATTATTTGTTGGGGCATTAATAATGATGTCAAGAGGAGTTAATCCTATTGAAGCCTACGTGGCAATGTTTAAAAGTTCACTATATCAATCATCACCTAAATTCCCATTTAATGGTCTTGCAAAAACATTAGTTTATGCTACACCGTTAATGTTTTCAGCTATTGCTGTAATGGTAGCTTTTAAAGCAGGATTATTTAATATAGGGGTACAAGGTCAATTAGTAGCTGGAGGATTAGGAGCAGTAATTTCAGGTACATTTATTACTAAATATTTAGATAGTTTTGGTATTTTAAATATATTAATATGTTTATTTTTTGCTGCCTTATTCGGATTTTTATGGGCATCACTTGCAGGGTTCTTAAAATCAAAATATAATATACATGAAGTAATTAGTACTATAATGTTAAATTATATTATGATTAATTTACAAAGATATTTAATTAACCCATCAAATGGACCTTTAAAAGATCCAACTACAAATAATAATATTACTAAAAAAGTATTTGAAGCATCAAGATTACCTTTATTTTTCTATGAACAAACAAAACAAAATTTAAATCTTGGGTTTATATTAATAATAATTATTATTATAGCTTCTTATTTCTTCTTTGAAAAAACAAGACTTGGTTATGAAATTAAAGCAGTAGGATTTAATCCAACTTCTTCTGAAAATGCAGGTATTAACCCTAAATTAATAGCATTTGTGGCTATGGGACTTGCAGGAGCTATAGCAGGTCTTGGTGGAGCTGAAAGAGTTTTAGGAGGTGCAGCTGAATATAGATACACTGATTTTATTATGGCTGATTATGGATTTACAGGTCTTGCGATAGCATTATTAGGTAAAAATAACCCTATAGGAATATTCTTTGCAGCTATATTTTACGCTTCTCTTGAAATAGGAGGACAAACTTTACAAAGACAATTTAATATAGATAAAGAAATAGTATTTATTATTCAAGCCTTGATAATTATACTAGTTGCCGCAGAAAACTTGTTTAAGTATCTTTTAAATAAGAGAAAGGGGAAATAG
- a CDS encoding ABC transporter permease → MEALKIILIQTIKVAPPVLITAVGACLSELSGVTNIGLEGMMLTGAFTAAVVNYFTGNPYLAIICGMLVGSLMSLIHAVISIHLKGEQIISGVAINLFAVAVTSYLVKVIFKASGQTPSASSHPNNILVICAIYILAILSYFLVYKTVFGLRLRAVGEHPLAADTVGINVYKYRYIGVLLSGLYAGLGGAYMTTVILSSFTNNMSAGRGFMALAAMIFGRWNPLGAILASLLFAFGQAVSDFTKATGGSVPQEFLAMIPYLMTVIALVIFGRRSRPPKASGKPYKK, encoded by the coding sequence ATGGAAGCACTAAAAATAATATTAATACAAACAATTAAGGTTGCTCCACCAGTTTTAATTACTGCGGTTGGAGCGTGTTTATCAGAGTTATCTGGAGTTACTAACATTGGACTTGAAGGTATGATGTTAACAGGTGCATTTACAGCAGCAGTAGTAAATTATTTCACAGGAAATCCTTATTTAGCAATAATATGTGGTATGCTTGTTGGTTCTTTAATGTCATTAATTCATGCAGTTATAAGTATACATTTAAAGGGTGAACAAATTATAAGTGGGGTTGCAATTAACTTATTTGCAGTTGCAGTTACATCTTATTTAGTTAAGGTAATATTTAAAGCTTCTGGTCAAACACCATCAGCTTCTAGTCATCCTAATAATATTTTAGTAATATGTGCGATATATATATTAGCTATACTTTCATATTTCTTGGTGTATAAGACTGTATTTGGATTAAGATTAAGAGCTGTGGGTGAACATCCATTAGCTGCTGATACTGTAGGTATAAATGTATATAAATATAGATATATAGGAGTTTTACTATCAGGATTATATGCTGGTTTAGGAGGAGCATATATGACTACAGTAATACTTTCAAGTTTTACGAATAATATGTCAGCTGGACGTGGATTTATGGCATTAGCTGCTATGATATTTGGTAGATGGAATCCATTAGGTGCTATACTTGCAAGTTTATTATTTGCATTTGGTCAAGCAGTTTCTGACTTTACAAAAGCAACTGGTGGAAGTGTACCACAAGAATTTTTAGCTATGATACCATATCTTATGACAGTTATTGCTTTAGTAATATTTGGACGTAGATCAAGACCACCTAAAGCAAGTGGAAAACCTTATAAGAAATAA
- a CDS encoding BMP family lipoprotein codes for MKRLFGIFTVLLTFVLVLSCGAKTGSSTSADQPAKKIAIVYSTGGKGDKSFNDSSFRGMEKAKAELGIEYSEYEPKDPSVEAKNQLTEYAQTGEYELIIGVGYTMKESLEAVANEYPNQKFALIDDVIEGKDNVVSLMFREQEGSFLTGALAAMMTKTNVLGFVGAIEAPVIHRFATGFIQGVRHVNPELKILTAYVNGSNPFNDPVAGKQLAESLIAQNADIVMHAAGASGAGVFKAAQEKGVFSIGVDSNQDGEAPGTILTSMIKNVDVAVFETIKSVLEGKFESGVKYFGIAEDGVGISELEFTKDIIGQEIIDKLEALRMEIKEGKIKVEENGPLK; via the coding sequence ATGAAAAGATTATTTGGAATTTTTACAGTTTTATTAACTTTCGTTCTTGTTTTATCATGTGGAGCGAAAACTGGTAGTTCAACATCTGCTGATCAACCAGCTAAAAAAATCGCCATCGTATATTCAACAGGTGGTAAAGGAGATAAATCATTCAATGATTCATCTTTCAGAGGTATGGAAAAAGCTAAAGCAGAATTAGGAATAGAGTATTCAGAATACGAACCAAAAGATCCATCAGTAGAAGCTAAAAACCAATTAACTGAATATGCTCAAACTGGAGAATATGAATTAATAATTGGTGTTGGATATACTATGAAAGAATCTTTAGAAGCAGTAGCAAATGAATATCCAAATCAAAAATTTGCTTTAATTGATGATGTTATTGAAGGAAAAGATAATGTTGTTTCATTAATGTTTAGAGAACAAGAAGGATCATTCTTAACAGGAGCATTAGCAGCTATGATGACTAAAACTAATGTTTTAGGATTTGTTGGAGCTATAGAAGCACCAGTTATTCATAGATTCGCTACAGGATTTATACAAGGTGTAAGACATGTTAATCCTGAATTAAAAATTTTAACTGCTTATGTAAATGGTTCTAATCCATTCAATGATCCAGTTGCAGGTAAACAATTAGCTGAAAGTTTAATAGCTCAAAATGCTGATATAGTTATGCACGCTGCGGGAGCAAGTGGAGCAGGAGTATTTAAAGCTGCACAAGAAAAAGGAGTATTCTCTATAGGTGTTGACTCAAATCAAGATGGTGAAGCTCCAGGAACAATTTTAACTTCAATGATTAAAAATGTTGACGTAGCAGTATTTGAAACTATTAAATCTGTTCTTGAAGGAAAATTTGAATCAGGTGTTAAATACTTTGGTATCGCAGAAGATGGTGTTGGAATATCTGAATTAGAATTTACTAAAGATATAATTGGACAAGAAATTATAGATAAATTAGAAGCTTTAAGAATGGAAATTAAAGAAGGTAAAATTAAAGTTGAAGAAAATGGTCCTTTAAAATAG
- a CDS encoding thymidine phosphorylase, with protein sequence MRIVDIIQNKRDGFELSTEEIKFLLNEYMQEKVPEYQIASFLMATYFQGMTDRELVDFTMAMRNSGDIIEFPKVDKFLVDKHSTGGVGDKVTVVLAPILASLGMATAKLSGKGLGHTGGTIDKFESIEGFNFSNTKEELSEIAMKTGIGLMGSSDKIVPLDKKIYALRDVTATVPSIPLIASSIMSKKLAIQNDVIVLDVKVGDGAFMKTIDIARELAKRMVAIGKGTNRQVKVVLSNMDEPLGHNIGNALEIIEGIEALKGNISADLKEVVYTIVSLALKAKGDIKELSEGKQIIDDIIKTGKPLDFFANFIKESGGNPEIINDYNLLPTAKNCLEVRSVSSGIVTKIKTEEIGKAAMVIGAGRETKESIIDHAVGIRILKKVGDKVEKDEVIAKIYYNDESKVNASKEMILESYVIGNEKLEVITPILDIIE encoded by the coding sequence ATGAGAATTGTTGATATTATTCAAAATAAAAGAGATGGTTTTGAATTAAGTACTGAAGAAATAAAATTCTTATTAAATGAGTACATGCAAGAAAAAGTTCCTGAATATCAAATTGCTTCATTTTTGATGGCAACATATTTTCAAGGAATGACTGATAGAGAATTAGTTGATTTTACAATGGCTATGAGAAATTCTGGAGATATTATAGAATTTCCTAAAGTAGACAAATTCTTAGTTGACAAACATAGTACTGGTGGAGTAGGAGATAAAGTTACAGTAGTACTTGCTCCAATACTTGCATCCCTTGGAATGGCAACAGCTAAATTATCTGGTAAAGGTTTAGGGCATACAGGAGGTACTATAGATAAATTTGAATCTATAGAAGGATTTAATTTCTCAAACACTAAAGAAGAATTATCTGAAATTGCTATGAAAACAGGAATAGGATTAATGGGTTCTAGTGATAAAATAGTTCCGCTTGATAAAAAGATTTATGCATTAAGAGATGTTACAGCTACCGTTCCATCAATACCATTAATTGCAAGTAGTATAATGAGTAAAAAATTAGCTATTCAAAATGATGTTATTGTCCTTGATGTTAAAGTTGGTGATGGAGCATTTATGAAAACTATTGACATAGCAAGAGAACTTGCTAAAAGAATGGTTGCAATAGGAAAAGGAACTAACAGACAAGTTAAGGTTGTTTTATCTAATATGGATGAACCTTTAGGTCATAATATAGGGAATGCTTTAGAAATAATAGAAGGAATAGAAGCATTAAAAGGGAATATATCAGCAGATTTAAAAGAAGTGGTGTATACAATAGTTTCACTTGCTTTAAAAGCTAAAGGAGATATAAAAGAATTATCAGAAGGAAAACAAATTATAGATGATATTATTAAAACTGGTAAACCATTAGATTTTTTTGCAAACTTCATTAAAGAAAGTGGAGGAAATCCAGAAATAATAAATGACTATAATTTACTTCCTACAGCTAAAAATTGTTTAGAAGTTAGATCAGTATCTTCTGGAATAGTAACTAAGATAAAGACAGAAGAAATAGGTAAGGCTGCTATGGTTATAGGTGCTGGAAGAGAAACTAAGGAATCTATTATAGATCATGCAGTTGGAATTAGAATACTAAAAAAAGTAGGAGATAAAGTAGAAAAAGATGAAGTAATTGCAAAAATTTACTATAATGATGAAAGTAAAGTAAATGCTTCAAAAGAGATGATACTTGAATCATATGTTATTGGAAATGAAAAATTAGAAGTAATAACACCAATATTAGATATTATAGAATAA
- the deoC gene encoding deoxyribose-phosphate aldolase, translating to MLNIAKYIDHTVLKATTKSCEIKKLCEEAKEYGFYSVCVNGCYVKEAKQLLEGSEVKIAAVVGFPLGAMTKEAKVFEAKEAISNGANEIDMVINVGKLLEGDVKYVEDEIRAIKEAIGNNVLKVIIETCYLNDEQKVLACELSLNANADFVKTSTGFGTGGATFEDVILMKKVVGDMAEVKASGGVKSLETAEKYIEIGATRLGTSSGVEIVTGAKVDSTKY from the coding sequence ATGTTAAATATTGCTAAATATATTGATCATACAGTATTAAAAGCAACAACTAAATCATGTGAAATTAAAAAACTTTGTGAGGAAGCAAAAGAATATGGATTTTATTCTGTTTGTGTAAATGGTTGTTATGTTAAAGAAGCGAAGCAATTATTAGAAGGAAGTGAAGTTAAAATTGCAGCAGTAGTTGGTTTTCCATTAGGAGCTATGACTAAAGAAGCTAAGGTTTTTGAAGCAAAAGAAGCTATTTCAAATGGAGCAAATGAAATAGATATGGTTATCAATGTTGGTAAGTTATTAGAAGGCGATGTTAAATATGTAGAAGATGAAATTCGTGCTATTAAAGAAGCTATAGGTAATAATGTGTTAAAAGTAATAATAGAAACTTGTTATTTAAATGATGAACAAAAAGTATTAGCTTGTGAGTTATCATTAAATGCTAATGCTGATTTTGTAAAGACATCTACTGGATTTGGTACAGGTGGAGCTACATTTGAAGATGTTATTTTAATGAAAAAAGTTGTAGGAGATATGGCTGAAGTTAAAGCAAGTGGAGGAGTTAAGAGTCTTGAAACTGCTGAAAAATATATTGAAATAGGAGCTACTCGTTTAGGTACAAGTTCAGGAGTTGAAATAGTAACAGGAGCTAAAGTGGATTCAACAAAATATTAA